One part of the Ralstonia pickettii genome encodes these proteins:
- the ribD gene encoding bifunctional diaminohydroxyphosphoribosylaminopyrimidine deaminase/5-amino-6-(5-phosphoribosylamino)uracil reductase RibD, producing the protein MFSDFDHAMMQRALALAEKGLFTTTPNPRVGCVIVRDDTVIGEGYTQPAGQDHAEIQAIKDAQSRGQDVRGATAYVTLEPCSHFGRTPPCADRLVEAGIARVVAAMEDPNPAVSGRGLQKLRDAGVDVRCGLLEREARELNIGFVSRMTRGTPWVRVKVGASLDGRTALDNGVSQWITEAEARNDGHRWRARACAILTGIGTVREDNPRLTVRAVNTPRQPRRVLIDSALDVPLDAHILTADGHHEPTLIFAAQPEAGRMRALSERGAEVILLPNAAGKVDLAAVLRELGRREINELHVEAGFKLNGSLLREGLVDEVLVYLAPKVLGSGQGMFNMGPLQTLEGAAEFFFHDISRIGGDLRILARRNPTD; encoded by the coding sequence ATGTTCTCCGACTTCGACCACGCCATGATGCAGCGCGCCCTGGCGCTGGCCGAGAAGGGCTTGTTCACCACCACGCCGAACCCGCGTGTCGGGTGCGTGATCGTGCGAGACGACACCGTCATCGGCGAGGGCTACACACAACCCGCCGGCCAGGACCATGCTGAAATCCAGGCCATCAAGGACGCCCAGTCGCGCGGCCAGGACGTGCGCGGCGCCACCGCTTATGTGACGCTGGAGCCCTGCAGCCACTTTGGCCGCACCCCGCCCTGCGCAGATCGACTGGTCGAAGCAGGCATTGCACGCGTGGTGGCGGCCATGGAAGATCCAAATCCTGCCGTCTCTGGGCGTGGTCTGCAGAAGCTGCGCGATGCCGGCGTGGACGTGCGTTGCGGTCTGCTTGAGCGCGAGGCGCGCGAGCTGAATATCGGTTTCGTTTCGCGTATGACCCGCGGCACGCCGTGGGTGCGCGTGAAGGTCGGCGCATCCCTGGACGGCCGCACTGCGTTGGACAACGGCGTCAGCCAATGGATTACCGAAGCCGAAGCGCGCAACGACGGGCACCGCTGGCGCGCGCGTGCGTGCGCCATCCTGACCGGCATCGGCACCGTACGCGAAGACAATCCGCGACTGACCGTGCGTGCCGTCAATACGCCTCGCCAGCCACGCCGCGTGCTGATCGACTCTGCGCTGGACGTGCCGCTCGACGCGCATATCCTCACGGCAGATGGTCACCATGAGCCGACGCTGATTTTTGCCGCCCAGCCCGAAGCGGGCCGCATGCGGGCGTTGAGCGAGCGCGGCGCAGAGGTCATCCTGCTGCCCAATGCAGCTGGAAAGGTCGACCTGGCCGCGGTTCTGCGCGAACTTGGCCGCCGCGAAATCAACGAGCTGCACGTCGAGGCCGGCTTCAAGCTTAACGGCTCGCTGCTGCGCGAAGGGCTGGTTGACGAGGTCCTCGTCTATCTGGCGCCGAAGGTGCTGGGCTCGGGCCAGGGCATGTTCAATATGGGGCCT
- a CDS encoding GspH/FimT family pseudopilin — protein MLAMNASRLRAGFTLTELVVVLSVISILAVFAAPAALNWWQRETVVVLADRFVSAISLAQTMSRDQRAWVHLGPSNAGQGWSSGWALYMTPSPQTQATPLEPGTQDILMRVSPPVMPPVEFAFTASQRDVDTLSFAPVGYSRQRNGSQLYGTLTIRSGAHERRVRISSAGRARICDPAKDTKTCGTGASANND, from the coding sequence ATGCTGGCCATGAACGCGTCTCGTCTGCGGGCCGGCTTCACGCTGACTGAGCTCGTCGTCGTCCTGAGCGTGATATCGATCCTTGCGGTGTTCGCCGCGCCCGCAGCGTTGAATTGGTGGCAACGCGAGACCGTCGTCGTTCTGGCCGACCGCTTTGTCAGCGCGATCTCGCTGGCGCAGACCATGTCGCGCGATCAGCGTGCGTGGGTCCACCTCGGCCCGTCCAACGCTGGGCAAGGCTGGTCGTCGGGATGGGCGTTGTATATGACGCCCTCGCCGCAAACGCAGGCGACGCCCCTTGAACCCGGCACCCAAGATATCTTGATGCGCGTGTCGCCGCCTGTGATGCCGCCCGTCGAATTTGCGTTCACGGCGTCACAGCGGGATGTCGACACCCTCTCTTTTGCACCTGTGGGATACTCGCGACAGCGCAACGGCAGCCAGCTCTACGGCACGCTGACAATCCGATCTGGAGCACATGAGCGGCGGGTCCGTATCAGTTCCGCAGGCCGCGCCCGCATCTGCGATCCGGCCAAGGACACCAAAACGTGCGGCACTGGCGCCTCGGCTAACAACGATTAA
- a CDS encoding type IV pilin protein, which yields MKYRYAAFTLVELTIALVIAALLTGAAIQTWSRHHERARRTAAHAALVSTMVELERQYAHTGNSSSPANIPEYISGYHLLAGPCDGRAAAHCIEVVAQPVHAGTDCGALILRNTGERFTQIGNTRQPASPACWP from the coding sequence ATGAAGTATCGCTATGCCGCATTCACGCTTGTCGAGCTTACGATCGCATTGGTTATCGCTGCGTTGTTGACCGGCGCCGCCATACAAACCTGGTCGAGACACCATGAGCGCGCGCGGCGGACTGCGGCGCATGCGGCGCTGGTCTCAACCATGGTGGAATTGGAACGCCAGTATGCGCACACAGGCAATAGCTCCTCACCGGCCAACATTCCGGAATACATCTCCGGCTATCACTTGCTTGCTGGCCCGTGCGATGGGCGTGCTGCCGCACATTGCATTGAAGTCGTCGCCCAGCCGGTGCACGCGGGCACCGACTGCGGCGCGCTTATCCTGCGCAACACCGGCGAACGGTTCACGCAGATCGGCAATACGCGCCAACCGGCATCGCCCGCATGCTGGCCATGA
- a CDS encoding pilus assembly PilX family protein — protein sequence MMVVMPAVVLLGLLTTATFHLVLDQRHRTSLTADRALAKYGAEMALNAAECELSVATETPTNLECMAALPRERIAALEPGSRRGFLMGACGSDVSLGLCQPQPDQSLWMLARLLDATTLAVEIDARLPGTLRTAGRTARYVIEPIPDRWHGQTRHSDDTPPLWLYRITAAGFGADPAVSVVLQTVFRPRVPRHTSTPQTTTEAALPTIRPSGTVTQRVYTTSDQHDATAPHSQTFMLGRLNWRELIEEGLR from the coding sequence ATGATGGTCGTGATGCCTGCGGTGGTGTTGCTCGGCCTACTGACCACGGCGACCTTCCATCTGGTGTTGGATCAACGACACCGCACGTCTCTCACGGCCGATCGTGCCTTGGCCAAATACGGCGCCGAAATGGCGCTGAATGCGGCGGAGTGCGAACTGTCCGTCGCCACCGAAACGCCCACGAACCTCGAATGTATGGCGGCCTTGCCCCGGGAACGTATCGCCGCCCTGGAACCGGGTTCGCGACGAGGCTTCCTCATGGGAGCGTGCGGCAGCGACGTCTCGCTCGGGCTATGTCAGCCGCAACCCGACCAATCGCTCTGGATGTTGGCGCGACTGCTCGATGCAACCACCCTCGCCGTAGAGATCGACGCACGCCTCCCAGGCACCCTGCGCACTGCTGGCCGCACTGCGCGGTACGTCATTGAGCCGATTCCCGATCGATGGCACGGCCAAACTCGGCATAGCGATGACACGCCACCGCTTTGGTTGTATCGCATCACGGCAGCAGGATTTGGCGCCGACCCCGCGGTCAGTGTCGTGCTGCAAACAGTCTTCCGCCCCCGAGTGCCGCGCCATACATCCACGCCTCAGACCACCACCGAAGCTGCACTGCCCACCATTCGACCCAGTGGCACGGTGACACAACGCGTCTACACCACAAGCGACCAGCACGACGCAACCGCCCCCCATTCGCAAACCTTCATGCTCGGCCGCCTGAACTGGCGTGAGCTGATCGAGGAGGGCCTACGATGA
- a CDS encoding PilW family protein produces the protein MCRLSHARRGATLAELLIGTLVGLIVLGIALQLTLLARASYQRVADDALIESRGTQALELLTMALQHAGWATDTPAASPERRWPDAKATLSIQGADSCTPPETEVLGCNGSGIRNSDAVLVRFAGRSMHANPQRADDSIIDCSGYGVAEPVQNGGDDQRAGYMLLYLARSTDQEPQLMCRSRRHQAGQTVGGRWTSNSMVRGVETMQLLYVVRSPGGTSSTTLSARSLTTEQWRQVQAVHIALVVRGEYNTPRSANKATSTLALFPDLKRVEGADAQDLHFTPTEPQRRRAVFTATVRLRNPLACDVDVC, from the coding sequence ATGTGCCGGCTCTCTCATGCTCGGCGGGGCGCGACGCTTGCGGAGTTGCTGATCGGCACGCTGGTCGGGCTGATCGTGCTTGGCATCGCGCTGCAACTGACACTCCTGGCCCGTGCAAGCTATCAGCGCGTTGCCGACGATGCCCTGATCGAAAGCCGCGGCACGCAAGCGCTGGAATTGCTGACAATGGCACTGCAGCATGCAGGGTGGGCAACCGATACGCCAGCAGCATCGCCAGAGCGCCGATGGCCAGACGCGAAGGCGACGCTATCGATTCAAGGTGCGGACAGTTGCACCCCTCCCGAAACGGAAGTCCTTGGCTGCAACGGCAGTGGCATCCGAAACAGCGATGCCGTGCTGGTCCGCTTTGCTGGCCGCAGCATGCATGCCAACCCGCAGCGAGCTGACGACAGCATCATCGATTGCTCCGGCTACGGGGTCGCTGAGCCGGTTCAAAACGGCGGCGACGACCAGCGCGCGGGATACATGCTGCTTTATCTCGCCCGATCGACGGATCAAGAACCGCAGCTCATGTGCCGCTCGCGAAGGCATCAAGCCGGTCAGACTGTGGGGGGCCGTTGGACATCTAATAGCATGGTCCGCGGCGTCGAAACAATGCAGCTTCTGTATGTGGTTCGCTCCCCCGGCGGCACCTCGAGCACGACACTGTCCGCGCGGTCGCTCACTACCGAGCAATGGCGCCAGGTTCAAGCCGTGCACATCGCGCTGGTCGTTCGCGGCGAATACAACACGCCCAGGTCAGCCAACAAGGCCACGTCCACACTCGCGCTATTTCCCGACCTCAAGCGAGTTGAAGGCGCCGACGCACAGGACTTGCACTTCACGCCAACCGAACCCCAACGCCGTCGTGCCGTTTTCACGGCAACGGTACGCTTGCGCAATCCACTCGCCTGCGATGTGGACGTATGTTGA
- a CDS encoding type IV pilus modification PilV family protein, which translates to MPACHHVKRQHGAILLESLVALAVLSLCAAGTLTALERMEITSQSLRQLSTNVRTQNNQAESANVH; encoded by the coding sequence ATGCCTGCCTGCCATCACGTCAAGCGCCAACACGGCGCCATCTTGCTCGAATCCCTTGTCGCACTTGCCGTATTGTCCCTATGTGCGGCGGGCACCTTGACCGCACTTGAACGGATGGAGATCACCAGCCAAAGCCTGCGACAGCTATCGACCAACGTCCGAACGCAAAACAACCAGGCCGAATCCGCAAACGTGCACTGA
- a CDS encoding GspH/FimT family pseudopilin: protein MSHPNGRSGVRGRADCIRSKRIQGVSLVELMVTLAIVAVLAVIATPSYVGLTQRTRLQAEANSLVNDLQFARSEAIKRGQPVSLCPSSNGTACNTTNTSNWEAGWIVFNDINGSGTTDSTSDVPLRVRGPLPSGDTFRPSPAASAVTYNRDGFATNLINGTVTMTLHTAAPVNDSATRCVAINMVGRQIVQTKGTGACN from the coding sequence ATGTCGCACCCGAATGGGCGAAGCGGCGTGCGGGGGCGCGCCGATTGCATTCGCTCGAAACGCATTCAGGGCGTCTCGCTGGTTGAGTTGATGGTGACGTTGGCGATCGTGGCGGTTCTGGCGGTAATAGCGACACCATCGTATGTCGGGCTTACACAGCGGACGCGGTTGCAGGCCGAAGCCAATTCTTTGGTCAACGATCTGCAATTTGCTCGTAGTGAGGCGATCAAGCGCGGACAGCCGGTTAGTCTTTGTCCATCGTCCAACGGTACCGCATGCAATACGACCAACACGAGTAATTGGGAAGCCGGCTGGATCGTCTTCAATGACATCAATGGCTCGGGTACGACAGATTCCACCAGCGATGTACCGCTGCGCGTGCGTGGCCCCCTTCCGAGCGGCGATACGTTCAGGCCCAGTCCCGCGGCTTCTGCGGTGACGTATAACCGCGATGGGTTCGCGACCAATTTGATCAATGGCACCGTCACGATGACGTTACATACCGCGGCGCCAGTCAATGACAGTGCAACGCGGTGCGTTGCGATCAACATGGTCGGCCGGCAAATCGTACAGACGAAGGGGACCGGCGCATGCAACTGA
- the pilV gene encoding type IV pilus modification protein PilV yields MQLIMRRRAAAGFSLIEALITMVVVGVGLLGLAKIQAAAVGNTQISRIRSLVALQTESLAAAMHGNSAFWAAGGTAPATFSVTGTTITDSSNVLNQTLTAGACLSGKSCTPAQLAAYDVQQWASTMNANFPGYSATVNCTTATGVPVSCNITVSWNEKYVAINSTTSASGVVTASTQSFTVYVQP; encoded by the coding sequence ATGCAACTGATTATGCGGCGCCGTGCTGCGGCTGGATTCTCGCTGATCGAGGCGCTGATCACCATGGTGGTGGTTGGCGTGGGTCTGCTGGGTTTGGCAAAAATTCAGGCGGCAGCAGTGGGCAATACGCAGATCTCGCGCATACGTTCGCTGGTTGCGCTGCAGACCGAAAGCCTAGCAGCCGCCATGCACGGAAATAGCGCTTTCTGGGCTGCGGGAGGCACCGCTCCCGCAACGTTTAGCGTGACGGGCACGACTATCACAGACAGCTCGAATGTGTTGAATCAGACACTGACCGCCGGCGCGTGCCTTTCTGGGAAGTCCTGTACGCCGGCTCAATTGGCTGCATACGATGTTCAGCAATGGGCCAGCACGATGAACGCGAACTTCCCGGGCTATTCCGCTACCGTCAATTGCACAACGGCAACGGGTGTGCCGGTGAGCTGCAACATCACGGTGAGCTGGAATGAAAAGTACGTCGCGATCAACAGCACAACGTCAGCGTCCGGGGTGGTCACGGCGTCCACCCAGAGCTTTACGGTTTACGTCCAGCCATGA
- a CDS encoding PilW family protein yields the protein MSANSMTHRMQSARSQGGTSLVEILIAMVIALFIMTGVVVVFVNMQKSFTSQDQLAQLQDNERLALTILTNVVQQAGYFPNPTVNTALSAFPANGSLAAGQVISGTSGATAGTDTVTTRFATASGDGTMNCLGQTNTTGAQQVYINTLSVNANNELQCAMTLISSGVTTTVPLVSGVTRLSVLYGTDTNSNGYDDSYLTAAQVAASGYWSQVHTVQVTLTFTTQFGNQVGQAQSTTWVQNIGLKNQS from the coding sequence ATGAGCGCCAATTCGATGACGCACCGGATGCAATCGGCACGCAGCCAAGGCGGTACGAGCCTAGTCGAGATACTGATCGCTATGGTGATTGCGCTGTTCATCATGACTGGCGTGGTCGTTGTATTCGTGAACATGCAGAAGAGCTTCACGAGCCAGGATCAGCTTGCGCAGTTGCAAGACAATGAGCGACTGGCGCTGACCATCTTGACCAATGTTGTACAGCAGGCGGGGTATTTCCCCAACCCGACAGTCAACACGGCCCTATCGGCATTCCCGGCGAATGGCTCGCTGGCTGCCGGCCAGGTGATTTCCGGTACTTCGGGTGCCACCGCAGGTACGGATACGGTAACAACTCGGTTTGCGACTGCCAGTGGGGACGGCACCATGAACTGTCTGGGCCAGACAAACACGACCGGCGCTCAGCAGGTCTACATCAACACATTGTCTGTCAATGCCAATAACGAACTGCAATGCGCGATGACGCTTATCTCCAGCGGTGTAACTACCACGGTACCGCTGGTGAGTGGCGTCACCAGATTGAGCGTGCTGTATGGCACTGATACCAACAGCAACGGCTATGACGACTCTTATCTGACCGCCGCGCAGGTGGCGGCGTCGGGTTATTGGTCGCAAGTCCATACCGTTCAGGTCACGCTCACCTTTACGACACAGTTTGGTAACCAAGTTGGGCAGGCGCAGAGCACAACGTGGGTGCAGAACATCGGCCTGAAGAATCAGTCATGA